In one Paenibacillus sp. JQZ6Y-1 genomic region, the following are encoded:
- a CDS encoding bifunctional cytochrome P450/NADPH--P450 reductase produces the protein MSKEATIPQPKTYGPLGNLPHLDSEKPLQSVMKLLGEYGSVMKLGLGGKDQIYTCDPEIVKQISDERKFDKEVWAPLQRVRPFTGDGLFTSWTDEPNWGKAHRLLMPSFSQRAMQDYHDKMVDIAIQLIQKWSRTNADETVDVAEDMTRLTLDTIGLCAFNYRFNSFYSKEPHPFVESMVRALDEAMTQGQRLPIQNKLAFSNKRQFQKDVDYMFQVADSLIAQRKENGDQGENDLLSRMLESKDPETGETLPDENIRYQMITFLIAGHDTTSGLLSFALYFLLNNPDTLKKARAEVDRVLADPVPTYKQVRDLKYIRMILRESLRLWPTAPAFSRFAREDVMLGGKYPLKKNESVSIILPSLHRNKEVWGENAEDFIPERFEDESQIPEHVYKPFGHGMRACIGQQFALYEATLVLGMVVKHFDLIDQENYQLNIREALTLKPDGFRIKVTPRVSEMAVAIPGNTEAPVHGDVHVSEAFKRHDTPLLTLYGSNLGTAEAVARELEEGGRTYGFESSAAALDDYAGNLPNDGVLLIIAASYNGRPTSNAEKFVEWLQQADDDSCKGVKYSVFGCGDHNWASTYQRIPTLIDKLMEQKGAERIYPRGEGDASDDFELQLDEWRSGLWEQLFKTFHIEMDEQQLKKENALQVQFVNSPVGSPLVRTYNAVECQITEAHELQQPESGRSTLHLEIALPPGETYHEGDHMGIIPRNPQALIQRVLRRFRLDGGERIIIQGKGSSAAYLPLDRPIAIVELLTLSVELQDVATRAQIRAMAENNQCPPHRKELEALLDDETYHREVLQKRLTLLDLMEEYMSCEMSFEQFLGLLPALKPRYYSISSSPSVQGDRVTITVSVVTGPARSGKGEFSGIATTYLSGLQTGDTVLMFIRSPKSGFELPERAEVPIVMIGPGTGVAPFRGFLQAREAQRNNGQRTGEAWLYFGCRHPERDYLYKEELEHYAKEGLVHLRTAFSRPDDGNKQYVQDLIRQDATDIVRLVDEGAKLFICGDGNRMAPEVEQTLREIYAEIKGVSAEEATQWFDALQQNGRYVKDVWTGI, from the coding sequence ATGTCAAAAGAAGCAACTATTCCGCAACCGAAAACGTACGGTCCACTCGGCAATTTGCCGCATCTTGATTCTGAAAAACCTCTGCAAAGTGTTATGAAATTGCTTGGCGAATACGGCTCTGTGATGAAGCTGGGTCTAGGTGGCAAAGATCAAATCTACACTTGCGATCCTGAGATTGTGAAGCAGATTTCCGATGAACGCAAATTTGATAAGGAAGTATGGGCACCTCTGCAACGGGTACGCCCTTTTACCGGAGACGGTCTATTCACCAGTTGGACGGATGAGCCGAATTGGGGCAAGGCGCATCGGCTGCTGATGCCAAGCTTTAGCCAACGGGCCATGCAGGATTATCATGACAAAATGGTCGATATTGCGATCCAGTTAATCCAGAAATGGTCGCGCACGAATGCAGACGAAACGGTAGATGTGGCAGAAGATATGACCCGATTGACGCTGGATACGATTGGACTATGCGCGTTTAATTACCGTTTTAACAGCTTTTACAGCAAAGAGCCGCATCCGTTTGTAGAAAGTATGGTGCGCGCGCTGGATGAAGCGATGACGCAGGGGCAGCGGCTGCCAATCCAGAACAAGCTTGCCTTTTCGAACAAGCGACAATTCCAGAAGGATGTCGATTATATGTTTCAAGTGGCAGATAGCTTGATTGCTCAGCGTAAGGAGAATGGCGATCAGGGTGAGAATGATCTACTCAGCCGCATGCTGGAAAGCAAGGACCCGGAAACGGGCGAGACGCTGCCGGATGAGAATATTCGTTATCAGATGATTACGTTCCTGATCGCTGGTCACGATACGACTAGCGGCTTGTTATCCTTTGCTCTGTATTTCCTGCTAAACAATCCAGATACATTGAAAAAAGCGCGCGCTGAGGTTGACCGTGTGCTTGCCGATCCTGTGCCAACGTACAAGCAGGTGCGTGATCTGAAATATATCCGTATGATTTTGCGCGAATCGTTGCGTTTGTGGCCAACAGCACCAGCATTCTCTCGCTTTGCACGTGAGGATGTAATGCTTGGCGGCAAATATCCGCTCAAGAAAAATGAGAGTGTCAGCATCATTCTGCCATCGTTGCATCGCAATAAGGAAGTATGGGGGGAGAATGCAGAGGACTTCATACCGGAGCGTTTTGAGGATGAATCGCAAATTCCAGAGCATGTGTACAAGCCGTTTGGTCACGGGATGCGTGCTTGTATTGGTCAGCAGTTTGCTCTATATGAAGCAACGCTGGTGCTCGGCATGGTTGTGAAGCATTTTGACCTAATTGATCAGGAGAATTATCAGCTGAACATCCGCGAAGCGTTAACGCTCAAACCAGACGGATTCCGCATAAAAGTTACCCCTCGCGTATCTGAAATGGCTGTGGCGATTCCCGGTAATACGGAAGCTCCTGTACATGGAGATGTACATGTATCCGAAGCGTTCAAACGACATGATACGCCATTATTGACCTTATACGGCTCTAATCTCGGTACAGCCGAAGCAGTTGCACGTGAGCTAGAAGAAGGCGGACGCACGTATGGATTTGAATCGTCAGCAGCAGCATTGGACGATTACGCAGGCAATTTACCGAACGATGGCGTGCTACTCATCATAGCGGCTTCCTATAATGGACGCCCCACCAGCAATGCTGAGAAATTCGTAGAATGGCTGCAACAGGCGGACGATGACAGCTGCAAAGGGGTCAAGTATTCCGTATTCGGCTGTGGTGACCACAACTGGGCAAGCACCTATCAGCGTATTCCAACACTGATCGACAAGCTGATGGAGCAAAAAGGTGCTGAACGCATCTATCCACGCGGCGAAGGCGATGCAAGCGATGATTTTGAATTGCAGCTGGATGAATGGCGCAGTGGATTATGGGAACAGCTGTTTAAAACGTTCCATATCGAGATGGACGAACAGCAGTTGAAAAAAGAAAATGCGCTGCAAGTGCAATTCGTTAATTCGCCAGTCGGAAGTCCATTGGTACGCACCTACAATGCAGTGGAATGCCAGATTACCGAAGCGCATGAATTGCAGCAGCCGGAGAGCGGACGCAGTACGCTGCATTTGGAAATTGCATTGCCGCCGGGTGAGACGTATCACGAAGGCGACCATATGGGCATTATTCCGCGTAATCCGCAAGCTCTGATTCAACGCGTATTACGTCGCTTCCGACTGGATGGTGGGGAACGTATCATTATTCAAGGCAAAGGCAGCAGTGCCGCTTACCTGCCACTGGATCGTCCAATCGCGATTGTAGAACTGCTAACGCTGAGTGTGGAATTACAAGATGTAGCCACTCGCGCACAGATTCGAGCAATGGCAGAGAACAATCAATGCCCACCGCACAGAAAAGAATTGGAAGCTTTGCTGGATGACGAGACATATCATCGCGAAGTATTACAAAAGCGGCTGACTCTGCTTGATTTGATGGAGGAATATATGTCGTGCGAAATGAGCTTTGAGCAGTTTCTTGGATTGCTGCCTGCTCTCAAGCCGCGCTATTATTCCATTTCCAGCTCGCCATCGGTACAAGGCGACCGCGTGACGATTACTGTTAGCGTCGTAACGGGTCCAGCGCGTAGCGGGAAAGGCGAATTCTCTGGTATAGCTACGACCTATTTATCCGGTCTGCAAACAGGTGACACGGTGCTGATGTTCATACGTTCGCCGAAGTCTGGCTTTGAATTGCCAGAACGCGCCGAAGTACCGATTGTGATGATCGGACCGGGTACTGGCGTGGCACCGTTCCGCGGCTTCCTGCAAGCACGCGAAGCCCAGCGCAATAATGGGCAGCGCACTGGTGAAGCGTGGCTGTACTTCGGTTGCCGTCATCCAGAGCGAGATTATTTGTACAAAGAAGAATTGGAGCATTATGCCAAGGAAGGGCTGGTTCACCTACGTACTGCATTTTCTCGCCCAGACGATGGAAATAAGCAGTATGTGCAGGATCTGATTCGTCAGGACGCGACTGATATTGTACGTCTGGTTGATGAAGGTGCCAAGCTATTCATCTGTGGCGATGGCAATCGTATGGCACCAGAGGTAGAGCAAACGCTGCGCGAGATATATGCTGAGATCAAAGGCGTAAGCGCAGAAGAAGCGACACAATGGTTTGATGCATTGCAGCAAAACGGCCGTTATGTCAAAGATGTATGGACAGGGATTTGA
- a CDS encoding GNAT family N-acetyltransferase produces the protein MTEIYRLATAEDAPRVQYITYEAYITIRELKLQWPAAYADVEQIRNNILNNKCYVLEQDGQIQATVTLADAEKLQFLGNVTDLPFVMWFAVDPYIQSKGLGRKLLNWVEQNVIRAELGAPAVTLATAEKHPWLLPMYERWGYERIHAFEAGEDGIMHLLRKVVDEEKFARYVALQAEEQQQIEAGAEAQPVGGSGISSVRERLQFRRF, from the coding sequence ATGACGGAAATCTATCGACTCGCGACAGCGGAGGATGCGCCGCGTGTGCAGTATATAACCTATGAAGCGTATATCACCATTCGAGAGCTGAAGCTGCAATGGCCGGCGGCGTATGCGGATGTAGAGCAGATTCGTAACAATATTTTGAATAATAAATGCTATGTATTGGAGCAGGATGGACAGATTCAAGCTACCGTTACACTTGCTGATGCAGAAAAGCTACAGTTTCTCGGCAATGTGACCGATTTGCCATTTGTGATGTGGTTTGCGGTCGATCCGTATATTCAAAGCAAAGGGCTTGGACGCAAGCTGTTGAACTGGGTAGAACAGAATGTTATCCGTGCAGAGCTTGGAGCACCAGCCGTTACACTGGCAACAGCGGAAAAGCATCCGTGGCTGTTACCGATGTATGAACGCTGGGGATATGAGCGCATCCATGCGTTTGAAGCGGGTGAGGATGGGATCATGCACCTGCTACGCAAAGTGGTAGATGAGGAGAAGTTTGCCCGCTATGTGGCATTGCAAGCGGAGGAGCAGCAACAAATAGAAGCAGGTGCAGAAGCACAGCCGGTTGGTGGTTCAGGCATTAGCAGTGTACGCGAAAGACTGCAATTCCGTCGCTTTTAG
- a CDS encoding LLM class flavin-dependent oxidoreductase, with protein MKFALFSLMSNIPHALTGEQLTDQQKFNNVLRQAELAEELGYDAYGIGERHGEPFLSSSPAIVLTAIAARTARIRLLTTVTVLSVLDPVRVAEDYATLDHLSGGRLELIIGKGNDPRHYPLFGLQEEEQWDSMEERYELLRRLWREEKVTWSGRYRPALHEFTSQPRPYQRQIPIWHGSASSTRSTELAARYGEPIFSSNTFHRLDTYRDLIDHYRERLAHYGHDPSQAMVGAGAGALYLADTAEEAIRRYRPYYDSFQGTDAAKHNNSPFRGLEDNIANGPALVGSPDQVIEKILYYHQAFGHQVLGLSVDGLTESEQQEQLERFATEVAPILRREIPSTIWQSKQLI; from the coding sequence ATGAAGTTTGCTTTATTTAGCCTAATGTCTAATATCCCGCATGCCCTGACCGGCGAGCAGTTGACCGATCAGCAGAAGTTTAACAATGTGCTGCGACAAGCCGAGCTGGCAGAGGAGCTTGGTTATGACGCATATGGAATTGGTGAACGTCATGGCGAGCCATTTCTGTCGTCTTCACCAGCGATTGTACTGACCGCTATCGCTGCACGTACTGCGCGCATTCGTCTGTTAACGACGGTAACCGTATTAAGCGTGCTGGACCCAGTGCGGGTGGCGGAGGATTATGCGACGTTGGATCATCTGTCCGGCGGACGGCTGGAATTGATTATCGGCAAAGGCAATGATCCGCGCCATTATCCATTGTTTGGCTTACAGGAGGAAGAGCAGTGGGATTCGATGGAAGAGCGGTATGAGCTATTGCGCCGATTATGGCGAGAGGAAAAGGTAACGTGGAGCGGGCGCTACCGTCCGGCGCTGCATGAGTTCACCAGTCAGCCACGTCCGTATCAGCGTCAGATTCCGATCTGGCATGGTAGTGCATCCAGTACACGCTCGACCGAATTAGCAGCGCGCTATGGCGAGCCGATCTTTTCGTCCAATACGTTTCATCGACTGGATACATATCGTGATCTGATTGACCATTATCGAGAGCGGTTGGCGCATTATGGTCACGATCCATCACAGGCAATGGTGGGAGCTGGCGCTGGCGCACTATATCTGGCGGATACGGCGGAAGAAGCGATTCGTCGTTACCGTCCGTATTATGATTCGTTTCAAGGTACAGATGCCGCCAAGCATAACAACAGCCCATTTCGTGGACTGGAAGACAATATTGCCAACGGACCTGCACTTGTTGGCAGTCCAGACCAAGTGATTGAGAAGATTCTATATTATCATCAAGCGTTTGGTCATCAAGTGTTGGGACTGAGTGTGGATGGTTTGACCGAATCGGAACAACAGGAGCAGCTGGAACGCTTCGCTACTGAGGTTGCGCCGATATTGCGTCGTGAGATTCCTTCTACCATATGGCAAAGTAAGCAGCTCATTTGA
- a CDS encoding ABC transporter substrate-binding protein → MKGWQQGNIRSRYQMGICGIILMMILLAGCSQTGSGSATATENNGQPTTQVSTTGEASGTHEYTDYKGNTMQIPVHPQRIISIGGDVGDLLALGVEPIGASLQVIKDQVVYKDRLQGIADVGEPVDPEKVAALAPDLILVDGSGLYDEIYPSLTKIAPVVLLERTETYERLRTTADVIGKPDAAEQWIKDYEARAQKVISNLNIPKGATATAFLQIGKDMYVMGDNGLSSTLYHILQFKPNGGVQKLIDQKESFAQIAGESLPDYAGDWLFILHDDTDISNTSVQSMLDSAIWKTVPAVKEGHVYTLASEWNFDDPITRDMLLDQLPTIMKK, encoded by the coding sequence ATGAAGGGTTGGCAACAGGGCAATATTAGATCGCGGTATCAAATGGGGATCTGCGGTATAATTCTGATGATGATTCTGCTTGCAGGATGTAGTCAGACAGGAAGCGGTTCAGCCACCGCTACCGAAAATAACGGGCAACCGACTACACAAGTATCGACAACAGGCGAAGCTTCCGGTACTCATGAATACACCGATTATAAGGGCAATACGATGCAGATTCCGGTTCATCCACAGCGTATCATTTCCATCGGTGGTGATGTAGGTGATCTATTGGCACTTGGCGTAGAACCGATCGGTGCGTCGCTTCAGGTCATTAAGGATCAGGTTGTTTATAAAGATCGTTTGCAGGGGATTGCAGATGTGGGCGAGCCAGTTGATCCAGAGAAGGTAGCTGCGTTAGCACCAGATCTAATTTTGGTGGATGGCAGTGGGCTTTATGATGAAATATATCCATCCTTGACTAAAATTGCACCCGTTGTACTGCTGGAGCGAACCGAAACGTATGAGCGCCTACGTACAACTGCAGATGTGATCGGCAAACCAGATGCAGCTGAGCAATGGATCAAAGATTACGAAGCCCGTGCTCAAAAGGTAATAAGCAATCTGAATATTCCAAAAGGCGCGACAGCAACTGCCTTTTTACAAATTGGCAAGGATATGTACGTGATGGGCGATAATGGTCTATCCTCAACCTTGTATCACATTTTACAATTCAAACCGAATGGTGGTGTACAAAAGCTAATAGATCAAAAAGAAAGCTTTGCTCAGATTGCAGGCGAATCGCTGCCAGATTATGCAGGAGACTGGTTGTTTATTTTGCATGATGATACGGATATATCCAATACGTCAGTACAAAGTATGCTGGACAGTGCGATATGGAAAACCGTTCCGGCAGTAAAGGAAGGGCATGTGTATACGCTCGCTTCGGAATGGAACTTCGATGATCCAATTACGCGTGACATGTTGCTCGATCAATTACCGACCATTATGAAAAAGTGA